In Juglans microcarpa x Juglans regia isolate MS1-56 chromosome 4S, Jm3101_v1.0, whole genome shotgun sequence, a single window of DNA contains:
- the LOC121262571 gene encoding LRR receptor-like serine/threonine-protein kinase FLS2, producing the protein MECNQMIYITTAKILLILFVSRVLPSASASVCEDLTDCLALLKFKEAITSDPKSYLQDWNKANSLCNWTGITCHPHLEDRVIALELVNMGLQGTISPFLSNLSLLNTLSLCSNRFHGEIPTTLGRLSKLAYLNLSTNLLEGNIPPSLQGCQSLKIIDLNINNLSGIPKELGWMKNLTHLALSVNNLTGVIPSFLSNLTSLINLQLAVNFFTGKIPPQLGALAKMEILYLHTNFLEGTIPNSLSNCTALREISMVENLLSGDLPSELGDKLQNLQKLYLLDNKLSGEIPVTLTNLSHLTLLDLSVNNFSGEVPQELGKLKNLEILYLHTNNLGGRSGNPSFSFLTALTNCSFMKKLHLGSCLFTGNLPDSVGALSKELYYFNILNNRVTGEIPGSIGNLSGLVRLTLQYNFLDGRIPATLGKLWQLQTLVLGKNRLFGVIPEDMGNMTNLGSLDASDNLLSGSIPSTFGNLSQLRYLSLSQNHLSGNLPIELTRCSLMMLLDLSFNALQGSIPREISSFSKLSLSLNLSNNNFQGEVPSGIGQLVYVLAIDLSENRLSGAIPSLIGSCISLEHLNLSHNMLDGTIPEALKMITHLKVLDLAHNQLTGDFPIWITNGQFLMNLNLSYNSLTGEVPNTIRFNRSSFMGNLGLCGGSDLLGLPRCEAQKQKKKRNKKFFYVLAITLSCTLLFLVLVAVFVYRFFYKKETVNLSHSKLTSSPINFGNRTFTQRELEIATAEFDEANLLGRGSYGSVYKAIIDDGDSVVAVKVLHGESIQSLKNCKRECQILSGIKHRNLVRLIGSAWSSQFMAIVLEYVGNGNLEQHLYPNGLEIGSCNLKLRDRLGIAIDVAHGLEYLHEYCSDQVIHCDLKPQNVLLDTDMVAHVADFGVAKLILADKQREHVSTTDFLRGSIGYIPPEYGQGIEVSTRGDVYSFGIMLLEMMTGRKPTSELFSDRANLRNWVDSAFPDHIMDVLDNSLKREANSGDSSCALQRFEQCCVEMLDSGLICTQENPQKRPLMSSVAKRLKNIQKEQ; encoded by the exons ATGGAGTGCAATCAGATGATCTATATCACCACAGCAAAGATTTTGTTAATCTTATTCGTCTCTCGTGTTCTTCCATCAGCATCTGCATCTGTCTGTGAAGATCTAACCGATTGCCTAGCTCTTCTGAAGTTCAAAGAAGCCATAACAAGTGATCCCAAGAGTTATCTCCAAGATTGGAACAAAGCCAATTCCTTGTGCAACTGGACTGGAATTACATGCCATCCACATCTCGAAGATCGTGTCATAGCTCTTGAGCTCGTTAACATGGGCTTACAGGGAACTATTTCACCATTCCTATCCAATCTTTCCCTTCTCAACACCCTGTCTTTGTGCAGCAACCGTTTCCATGGAGAAATCCCAACTACCTTGGGAAGGCTTTCGAAATTAGCATATTTGAATCTCAGCACAAACTTGCTTGAAGGTAACATACCACCCTCACTTCAAGGCTGTCAAAGCTTGAAAATCATAGATTTGAATATCAACAATCTATCTGGAATTCCGAAAGAACTAGGGTGGATGAAGAACCTGACGCACTTGGCTCTCTCTGTAAACAACCTCACTGGAGTCATACCATCATTTCTATCAAACCTGACAAGCCTAATAAATTTACAGTTGGCCGTAAATTTCTTCACTGGGAAGATCCCTCCACAGCTTGGAGCTCTCGCAAAGATGGAGATTTTGTACTTACACACTAACTTTCTTGAGGGAACGATACCTAACTCGTTGAGTAACTGCACCGCATTACGTGAAATTTCGATGGTTGAGAATCTTTTAAGTGGAGACCTCCCTTCAGAATTGGGTGACAAGCTCCAAAACTTGCAGAAGTTGTACTTGCTAGATAACAAACTCTCTGGGGAAATTCCAGTGACCCTCACGAATCTTTCCCATCTGACACTCCTTGATCTTAGCGTGAACAACTTCAGTGGGGAAGTTCCACAGGAGTTGGGGAAGTTAAAGAACCTTGAGATTCTTTACCTTCATACCAATAACCTGGGAGGCAGATCTGGCAACCCTTCCTTTAGTTTCTTAACAGCACTCACGAACTGTTCGTTTATGAAGAAATTACACTTGGGTTCATGTTTGTTCACAGGAAATCTACCTGATTCCGTTGGCGCTCTTTCAAAAGAACTTTATTACTTCAACATTTTGAATAACAGAGTAACAGGAGAGATACCAGGAAGTATAGGTAATTTGAGCGGCCTTGTGCGCTTAACTTTGCAGTACAACTTTTTGGATGGAAGAATACCAGCAACACTCGGAAAGCTTTGGCAGTTGCAGACGTTAGTCTTGGGAAAAAACAGGCTTTTTGGGGTAATTCCCGAGGACATGGGGAACATGACTAATCTTGGTTCGCTGGATGCTAGTGATAATTTGCTTAGTGGGTCGATTCCCTCTACATTTGGTAATCTTTCTCAACTAAGGTATCTTTCCTTGTCTCAAAACCACTTGTCAGGAAACCTTCCCATTGAACTCACCAGATGTTCTCTTATGATGCTTCTTGATTTATCCTTCAATGCCCTACAAGGGTCAATTCCCAGAGAGATCAGCAGCTTTTCCAAGttgtctctctcactcaacttgTCAAACAATAACTTTCAAGGAGAGGTGCCTTCAGGCATAGGGCAACTGGTATATGTGCTGGCAATAGACTTGTCAGAGAATAGGCTTTCCGGTGCCATACCAAGTTTAATTGGAAGTTGCATATCATTGGAGCATTTGAACCTGTCCCATAACATGCTTGACGGTACAATCCCTGAGGCTTTGAAGATGATCACGCATCTTAAAGTGCTGGACTTGGCTCACAATCAATTAACTGGTGATTTTCCAATATGGATCACTAATGGTCAATTTCTCATGAATCTTAATTTATCCTACAATAGTTTGACAGGAGAAGTTCCAAATACTATAAGGTTCAATAGAAGCTCGTTCATGGGGAATTTGGGGTTGTGTGGTGGCTCTGATCTGCTTGGTCTTCCTCGCTGTGAAGCtcagaagcaaaagaaaaagagaaacaaaaagttTTTCTATGTCTTAGCAATTACATTGAGTTGTACcctattatttttagtgttggTTGCTGTCTTTGTTTACCGTTTCTTCTACAAGAAAGAAACTGTAAATCTATCACATTCAAAACTAACGTCTTCTCCAATAAACTTTGGAAACCGAACTTTTACTCAAAGGGAACTCGAAATTGCAACAGCTGAATTCGATGAGGCAAACTTACTGGGAAGGGGAAGCTATGGATCAGTTTATAAAGCAATCATTGATGATGGAGATTCTGTTGTGGCAGTAAAGGTTTTGCATGGAGAATCTATTCagagtttgaaaaattgtaaaagagaATGCCAGATATTATCTGGAATCAAGCACCGCAATCTAGTTAGATTGATTGGATCTGCCTGGAGTTCACAGTTCATGGCTATAGTTCTGGAGTATGTGGGCAATGGGAACTTGGAACAACATCTTTATCCGAATGGATTAGAGATAGGCAGCTGTAACTTGAAATTGAGAGACAGGCTTGGAATAGCTATAGATGTTGCCCATGGATTGGAATATCTACACGAGTATTGTTCGGATCAAGTCATACATTGTGATCTGAAGCCACAAAATGTGCTTCTGGACACTGATATGGTCGCTCATGTTGCAGATTTTGGAGTTGCAAAGCTCATTTTAGCTGACAAACAAAGAGAACATGTTAGCACAACAGATTTCCTACGAGGATCAATTGGTTATATACCCCCAG AATATGGACAGGGAATTGAAGTTTCCACTAGAGGAGACGTATATAGTTTTGGTATCATGCTGTTAGAGATGATGACTGGAAGGAAGCCCACAAGCGAATTGTTTTCAGATAGGGCTAATCTCAGGAATTGGGTGGATTCTGCATTTCCAGATCATATTATGGATGTTCTGGACAACTCATTAAAGCGGGAGGCAAATTCAGGGGATTCAAGCTGTGCTTTACAAAGATTTGAGCAATGTTGCGTGGAAATGCTTGACTCAGGGTTGATATGCACACAGGAGAATCCACAAAAACGACCACTCATGTCTTCGGTAGCAAAAAGGCTGAAGAATATTCAGAAGGAGCAATGA